A DNA window from Gillisia sp. Hel1_33_143 contains the following coding sequences:
- a CDS encoding ATP-dependent RecD-like DNA helicase, with the protein METLTADKFYKLLLNELGFQAKLKQDIALQQLSKFVVDPSPNAIFLLKGFAGTGKTTIISALVKNLWKLRRSGILLAPTGRAAKVISLYSNQEAQTIHKKIYFPKKTGGSGVQFVLQPNKHKNAIFIVDEASMIPDESQDSKLFENNGLLADLIQYVYSGHKCQLIFIGDTAQLPPVKLDLSPALEEHTLGANYDKEVIHIELDEVVRQSEESDILLNATRIREALSEEFYDSFKFKLTQQADLVRLTDGQDILDAIQDSYDNLGHEDTSIIVRSNKRANQYNQQIRSRILFQEDEIATGDYLMVVKNNYFWIKPSSEAGFIANGDIIKVLEIFAIKELYGFRFAEVKVQMVDYPKMKPFETVVMLNTLESNTPSLTYDESNKLYQEVMLDYQDETTKYKKFLKVKGNKFFNALQIKFSYAMTCHKSQGGQWDTVFIEQPYLPNGVDKDYLRWLYTAVTRAQKKLYLIGFKDDFFTEN; encoded by the coding sequence ATGGAAACCCTTACTGCCGATAAATTTTATAAACTCTTACTCAACGAATTAGGTTTTCAGGCCAAGTTAAAACAAGATATTGCATTACAGCAATTATCTAAGTTTGTGGTAGATCCTTCACCAAATGCAATTTTTCTCTTAAAAGGATTTGCAGGTACTGGTAAAACTACCATTATTAGTGCGTTGGTAAAGAATTTATGGAAGTTAAGACGCTCTGGAATTTTACTAGCACCAACAGGAAGAGCGGCAAAAGTGATCTCCCTTTATTCCAATCAAGAAGCTCAAACAATTCATAAAAAGATCTATTTTCCGAAAAAGACGGGAGGATCTGGCGTACAGTTCGTTCTGCAGCCTAATAAACATAAAAATGCCATTTTTATTGTAGATGAAGCTTCTATGATACCAGATGAAAGTCAGGATTCTAAATTGTTTGAAAACAACGGTCTTTTGGCAGACCTAATTCAATATGTATACTCCGGCCATAAATGCCAGTTGATTTTTATAGGAGATACTGCGCAGCTACCTCCTGTAAAATTGGATCTAAGCCCGGCGTTGGAAGAACATACGCTTGGAGCCAATTATGATAAAGAAGTAATTCATATAGAGCTAGATGAAGTTGTGAGACAAAGTGAAGAAAGTGATATCTTACTTAATGCTACTCGCATTAGAGAGGCATTGTCAGAAGAGTTCTATGATTCTTTCAAATTTAAATTAACGCAACAGGCAGACCTCGTGAGACTTACCGATGGGCAGGATATCTTAGACGCCATTCAGGATTCTTATGATAATTTAGGGCATGAAGACACCAGTATTATTGTAAGATCGAATAAAAGAGCCAATCAATATAACCAGCAAATAAGATCTCGAATATTATTTCAAGAAGATGAAATTGCCACTGGAGATTATTTAATGGTGGTAAAAAATAATTATTTCTGGATAAAACCATCTTCTGAAGCGGGGTTTATTGCGAATGGAGATATTATAAAAGTGCTTGAAATCTTTGCAATTAAGGAATTATACGGATTTAGGTTTGCAGAAGTAAAAGTGCAAATGGTAGATTATCCTAAAATGAAGCCTTTTGAAACAGTGGTGATGCTCAATACATTAGAAAGCAATACACCCTCCCTAACTTATGATGAATCTAATAAGCTCTATCAAGAAGTGATGTTAGATTATCAGGATGAAACCACTAAATACAAGAAGTTTCTAAAGGTTAAAGGCAATAAATTCTTTAATGCATTGCAAATAAAGTTCTCTTATGCAATGACTTGTCATAAATCTCAAGGTGGACAATGGGATACGGTTTTTATTGAACAGCCATATTTGCCTAATGGTGTAGATAAAGATTATCTTCGTTGGCTATATACGGCAGTTACCCGTGCTCAAAAAAAATTATATCTTATTGGTTTTAAAGATGATTTTTTTACCGAAAATTGA
- a CDS encoding SixA phosphatase family protein, giving the protein MKRLILVRHGKSSWEQRLPDHERPLKERAYKDAEVVFRTYNMSQNKPDVIWSSDAVRALETAKIFKNKLQIKDSDFFVKSRLYTFSKPDLKFQIESCDDSVNVLMVFGHNPAITELVNSLGDIYFENIPTTGLVILDLEVNTWKVLKKGKIILHLFPKNVR; this is encoded by the coding sequence ATGAAAAGACTGATCTTGGTTAGACATGGTAAATCATCCTGGGAACAGCGTTTGCCAGATCATGAAAGACCCCTTAAAGAAAGAGCTTATAAAGATGCAGAAGTTGTCTTTAGAACTTATAACATGTCGCAAAATAAGCCGGATGTAATTTGGTCTAGTGATGCTGTAAGAGCATTAGAAACTGCAAAGATCTTTAAGAATAAATTGCAAATTAAAGATTCAGATTTTTTTGTGAAAAGTAGATTATATACTTTTAGCAAACCAGATCTTAAGTTTCAAATAGAATCTTGTGATGATTCTGTGAATGTGCTCATGGTATTTGGCCATAATCCAGCAATTACAGAATTAGTAAATAGTCTTGGAGATATATATTTTGAGAATATACCAACCACAGGACTTGTTATATTAGATCTTGAAGTAAATACCTGGAAAGTCCTTAAAAAAGGAAAAATAATTTTACACTTGTTCCCCAAAAACGTACGATAA
- a CDS encoding exopolyphosphatase, with protein MIQQRKYAAIDIGSNAVRLLISTITEQPDKEPIFKKTSLVRVPIRLGSDVFMNKIISEENTSRMVDTMQAFQLLMKSHKIDKYQACATSAMREANNGQEVADLILRETGVKIDIIDGNHEASIIAATDLHALIHSDKTYLYVDVGGGSTEFTLYSEGHTIASRSFKLGTVRLLKNIVEPDLWEEVESWIKKVTHPYHKIDLIGSGGNINNIFKSSGKAVGKPLSFLYLSSYYQLLNSFTYEERITELNLNADRADVIIPATKIYLSAMKWTKARRIYVPKIGLADGIIKSLYQEKLDS; from the coding sequence GTGATCCAACAAAGAAAATACGCCGCTATAGATATAGGTTCTAATGCCGTAAGGTTATTAATATCTACTATAACAGAGCAACCAGATAAAGAACCTATTTTTAAGAAGACTTCTTTGGTAAGAGTTCCAATTAGACTTGGGTCTGATGTTTTTATGAATAAAATAATTTCTGAAGAGAATACAAGTAGAATGGTAGATACTATGCAGGCTTTTCAATTATTGATGAAATCTCACAAAATTGATAAATATCAGGCTTGTGCTACTTCTGCCATGCGGGAGGCAAACAATGGGCAAGAGGTTGCAGATCTTATTTTGCGAGAAACAGGTGTTAAGATTGATATTATAGACGGTAATCATGAAGCTTCCATAATTGCTGCAACAGATCTACATGCATTAATACACAGTGATAAGACCTATCTCTATGTAGATGTGGGAGGAGGAAGTACAGAGTTTACGCTATATTCTGAAGGGCATACAATAGCATCTAGATCTTTTAAATTAGGAACGGTAAGATTGCTAAAAAATATAGTAGAACCAGATTTGTGGGAAGAAGTAGAATCTTGGATCAAGAAAGTAACTCATCCTTATCACAAAATAGATCTAATAGGATCTGGAGGAAATATCAATAACATCTTTAAAAGTTCCGGAAAGGCTGTTGGAAAACCTCTAAGCTTTTTGTACCTAAGTTCTTACTATCAGCTCCTAAACTCTTTTACTTATGAAGAGCGTATCACAGAATTGAATTTAAATGCAGATAGAGCAGATGTTATTATACCCGCTACAAAAATTTATCTTTCTGCTATGAAATGGACCAAGGCAAGAAGAATTTATGTTCCAAAAATTGGATTGGCAGATGGTATCATAAAATCTTTATATCAAGAGAAATTAGATAGTTAA
- the ppk1 gene encoding polyphosphate kinase 1 gives MNHNQYINRELSWLQFNARVLQEAEDESVPLIERLRFLGIFSNNLDEFFKVRYATIKRIDLAGKSAKSVLGGIKAGKLLEEITQIVIEQQSESLRVLDKIQDNLRDHDIFIINEKQVSESQEIFIKNYFLTKVSPALVTIILNDLVRVPSLKDSAAYLAVKMVMKEEVPQQGISKLLNRHIRDKKYVLIEIPRSINRFVVLPEEDGKQYIILLDDLIRFNLKTIFNIFEYESVSAHMIKITRDAELDIDSDLSKSFIEKISMSVKDRIKGDPVRFVYDMNIDEDTLGYLMSKMGIDSTDSIIPGGRYHNRRDYMDFPSLGNDKLLYKPIDPLPIPGLVLQGSLLGFIAKKDYLLYTPYQTFQYVVKFLREAALDPKVRTIKITIYRLAKISHIASSLINAVKNGKKVTVQIELRARFDEVANIRYAEQMQQEGVELIFGVTGLKVHCKTCVIEREENGKLIKYGFLSTGNFNESTSKIYTDYTLFTGNQELLKEINKVFDFFEINYKVSRYKHLLVSPHYTRTAIIKLITTEIENAQAGKPSGIKLKLNSLSDFTLIDKLYDASRAGVKIKLIVRGICSLIPGVPGMSENIEAISIIDKFLEHPRVYIFENAGNNKIYISSADWMTRNMDLRVEVSCPIYDEDIKNEILDTFNISWEDNVKARIYCLDQDNAYRRNDQPKIRSQFALYEYYQKKLENYQQ, from the coding sequence ATGAATCATAATCAATATATTAATAGAGAATTAAGTTGGCTTCAGTTTAATGCAAGAGTACTTCAGGAAGCAGAAGATGAGTCTGTTCCTCTTATTGAAAGGCTTAGATTTTTAGGAATATTTTCAAATAATTTAGATGAATTTTTTAAGGTGCGTTATGCTACTATTAAAAGAATTGATCTGGCAGGGAAAAGTGCAAAAAGCGTTCTTGGAGGTATAAAAGCTGGTAAATTATTAGAGGAGATCACACAAATAGTGATAGAACAGCAATCTGAGAGTTTAAGAGTTTTAGATAAAATTCAGGACAATCTTCGCGATCATGATATTTTTATTATCAATGAAAAACAAGTTTCAGAATCTCAAGAGATCTTTATAAAGAATTATTTTCTAACCAAAGTGAGTCCCGCATTGGTAACTATAATTCTTAATGATCTAGTTAGAGTACCTAGTTTAAAAGATAGTGCAGCCTATTTAGCAGTAAAGATGGTGATGAAGGAAGAAGTTCCTCAACAAGGTATCTCAAAATTATTAAATAGACATATTCGAGATAAGAAGTATGTACTTATAGAAATTCCAAGAAGTATTAATCGCTTCGTGGTGCTTCCGGAAGAAGATGGCAAGCAATATATTATTCTTTTAGATGATCTTATAAGATTTAATCTTAAGACCATTTTCAACATTTTTGAATATGAGAGTGTCTCTGCACATATGATAAAGATCACACGAGATGCAGAATTAGATATTGATAGTGATCTTAGTAAGAGTTTTATCGAAAAGATTTCTATGAGTGTTAAAGACAGGATAAAAGGAGATCCTGTAAGATTTGTCTATGATATGAATATAGACGAAGATACACTTGGTTACCTAATGAGCAAAATGGGAATAGATTCTACAGATAGTATTATTCCTGGGGGTAGGTATCATAACAGAAGAGATTATATGGATTTTCCTAGTCTCGGAAATGATAAATTATTGTACAAGCCTATAGACCCACTTCCAATTCCAGGATTAGTGCTTCAGGGGAGCTTGTTAGGTTTTATTGCTAAAAAGGATTATTTACTTTATACGCCATATCAAACATTTCAATATGTAGTAAAGTTTCTTAGAGAAGCAGCGCTAGATCCTAAGGTAAGAACCATTAAGATCACCATATATAGATTGGCAAAGATCTCTCACATTGCAAGCTCCCTTATAAATGCGGTGAAAAACGGAAAAAAAGTAACTGTCCAAATAGAATTAAGGGCGAGGTTTGATGAAGTTGCCAATATTAGGTATGCAGAACAGATGCAGCAAGAGGGAGTAGAACTTATTTTTGGTGTAACCGGACTAAAAGTTCATTGTAAAACCTGTGTTATAGAAAGAGAAGAGAATGGAAAACTTATTAAATACGGCTTTTTAAGCACCGGGAATTTTAATGAATCTACTTCTAAGATCTATACAGATTATACTCTTTTTACAGGAAATCAAGAGCTTTTAAAAGAAATCAACAAGGTATTCGACTTTTTTGAGATTAACTATAAAGTGAGTAGGTACAAACATTTATTAGTATCTCCACATTATACCAGAACTGCAATTATTAAGCTTATTACTACAGAGATCGAAAATGCGCAAGCAGGTAAACCTAGCGGAATTAAATTAAAGCTGAATAGTTTGTCTGACTTTACATTGATAGATAAGCTTTATGATGCCAGTAGAGCGGGAGTCAAGATAAAATTGATTGTACGTGGAATCTGTTCGTTAATTCCCGGTGTTCCCGGAATGAGCGAAAATATTGAAGCTATAAGTATCATAGATAAGTTTCTGGAGCATCCGCGAGTTTATATTTTTGAAAATGCTGGAAATAATAAGATATATATATCTTCTGCAGATTGGATGACAAGAAATATGGATCTTAGAGTAGAAGTATCATGTCCCATCTACGATGAAGATATAAAGAATGAAATCTTAGATACCTTTAATATAAGCTGGGAAGACAATGTAAAGGCAAGAATTTATTGCTTAGATCAGGATAACGCGTATAGAAGAAATGATCAACCTAAGATAAGATCTCAATTTGCTTTGTATGAATATTATCAGAAGAAATTAGAAAACTACCAACAGTGA
- a CDS encoding RsmD family RNA methyltransferase codes for MRIISGTFKGRRLTAPKKLPVRPTTDMAKEALFNILNNKVHFSGLSVLDLFSGTGNISYEFASRGSAPIVSVDVHVECVKFIKKTSDELEMNILAIKSDVYKYLEKSGAKADIIFADPPYDFTDEQFNNIAELVFEHDVLNENGMLIIEHSKHTDISSGRNFNEARRYGNSVFSFFYVS; via the coding sequence ATGAGAATAATTTCGGGCACTTTTAAAGGCAGAAGATTAACTGCACCAAAAAAACTTCCTGTTCGCCCTACTACAGATATGGCCAAAGAAGCTTTATTTAATATTCTTAATAACAAAGTTCACTTTAGTGGACTAAGTGTACTTGATCTATTTTCCGGAACTGGAAATATATCTTATGAATTTGCATCTAGAGGCTCGGCTCCAATAGTTTCTGTAGATGTCCATGTTGAGTGCGTGAAATTTATAAAAAAGACTAGTGATGAGCTAGAAATGAATATTCTGGCAATTAAGAGTGATGTTTATAAATATCTTGAGAAATCTGGTGCTAAAGCAGACATTATCTTTGCAGACCCACCGTATGACTTTACAGATGAGCAATTTAATAATATTGCAGAATTAGTTTTTGAACATGATGTCTTAAATGAAAATGGAATGTTAATAATAGAACACTCCAAACATACCGATATTTCTAGTGGAAGAAATTTTAATGAAGCTCGTAGATACGGAAATTCTGTATTTAGTTTTTTCTACGTATCTTAA
- a CDS encoding DUF3822 family protein — MIKNKEEINNRIKLSIQVCLNGLSFCILNFNTNEVIWFKKTEFPKEYNPVKILEKIEEIYNSEDILDRKFTEVKVLFSHDLYSMVPKEFFLEDEASNYLKYNTKILKTDVVAHDDLKEQDLITVYIPFTNITNYLFDKHGEFEYVHSVSVLIESIFSQRPISGTTVYLNNYKTYFDLVVVKDNELLLSNSFNYDTKEDFIYYLLFTAEQLELVPSDFELKLMGEIDIDSPFYKIAYQYIKNISFIKLNLHLKPQEYNAEKFQQEAFLLIKSMQ, encoded by the coding sequence ATGATAAAGAATAAGGAAGAAATAAATAATAGAATAAAGTTGTCCATTCAAGTTTGCTTGAATGGACTTTCTTTTTGTATCCTAAATTTCAATACTAATGAAGTGATATGGTTCAAAAAGACAGAATTTCCAAAAGAATATAACCCTGTTAAGATCTTGGAAAAAATTGAAGAGATCTACAATTCTGAAGATATTCTAGATAGAAAATTTACGGAGGTTAAAGTTCTCTTTTCTCATGACCTTTATAGCATGGTACCTAAAGAGTTCTTTTTAGAAGATGAAGCCTCTAATTATCTTAAATACAATACTAAGATCTTAAAGACAGACGTGGTGGCACATGATGATCTAAAAGAGCAAGATCTTATTACTGTATATATTCCGTTTACAAATATCACCAACTATTTATTTGATAAGCATGGTGAATTTGAATATGTACACTCTGTTTCTGTTTTGATAGAAAGTATTTTTAGCCAAAGGCCTATTAGCGGAACTACGGTGTATTTAAATAATTACAAGACTTATTTTGATCTGGTTGTAGTTAAGGATAATGAATTGCTACTTAGCAATAGTTTTAATTATGACACCAAGGAAGATTTTATATACTATTTACTATTTACCGCAGAACAACTAGAACTAGTTCCTTCAGATTTTGAATTAAAGCTAATGGGTGAAATAGATATTGATTCTCCTTTTTATAAAATAGCATATCAATATATTAAAAATATAAGCTTCATAAAGCTAAACCTACATTTAAAACCACAGGAGTACAATGCTGAAAAATTTCAACAAGAAGCATTCTTACTCATAAAATCCATGCAATGA
- a CDS encoding tRNA-(ms[2]io[6]A)-hydroxylase — protein sequence MLGLKLPTDPRWAHIAEKNIEEILIDHAYCEQKAASTAISLIVSFPEYSELVTEMTSLAREEMGHFKMVHDKLLARGYVMGWDRKDEYVIKLRAFFPKGGSRVTQLVHRLLIAALIEARSCERFRLLSEELQEAELRDFYKHLMISEANHYTLFLNFARKYGDRKEVDQKWQELLVFEAEIIKDLGTKESIHG from the coding sequence ATGCTTGGTTTAAAATTACCTACAGACCCCAGATGGGCTCATATTGCAGAAAAGAATATAGAAGAGATCTTAATAGATCATGCTTATTGTGAGCAAAAGGCCGCATCTACGGCTATTTCTCTTATCGTTTCTTTTCCGGAGTATTCTGAACTTGTTACAGAAATGACCTCTTTAGCTAGAGAAGAGATGGGACATTTTAAAATGGTTCATGACAAACTTTTAGCCCGTGGTTATGTAATGGGGTGGGATCGAAAGGATGAATATGTAATTAAGCTGAGAGCGTTTTTTCCTAAAGGTGGTAGCAGAGTAACACAATTAGTACATAGATTATTGATTGCTGCTTTAATAGAAGCAAGAAGTTGCGAACGCTTTAGATTGTTATCTGAAGAACTACAAGAAGCAGAATTAAGAGATTTTTATAAGCATCTAATGATAAGCGAAGCAAACCATTATACGCTATTCTTAAATTTCGCTAGAAAATATGGAGATAGAAAAGAAGTAGATCAAAAATGGCAGGAACTATTAGTCTTTGAAGCAGAGATCATAAAAGATCTCGGCACTAAGGAGAGCATCCACGGATAA
- a CDS encoding DNA polymerase III subunit gamma/tau, producing the protein MEHFVVSARKYRPQTFKDVVGQQAITNTLLNAIEHNHLAQALLFTGPRGVGKTTCARILAKMINHDGTQKPDEDFAFNIFELDAASNNSVDDIRNLIDQVRIPPQVGKYKVYIIDEVHMLSASAFNAFLKTLEEPPKHAIFILATTEKHKIIPTILSRCQIFDFKRITVTDAKNYLGYIAEQEGVNAEEDALHIIAQKADGAMRDALSIYDRVVSFSGANLTRQSVTENLNVLDYETYLNMTQLILENNIPQLLTDFNEILSHGFDGHHFISGLASHFRDLMVCKDPKTINLLEVGETSKAKYFDQSQQTTMQYLLKGIEMANDCDLKYKSSRNQRLLVELCLMQLASITFDGEKKNSEPFIIPAANFAEASSPTALSPEKKSLVRDNEHSSVSAIETVPTITSEVQPTFEKREQEKISENPYKEKEEISEAKAETVAHESIPLPSPPSEVRSEKVSGLSLKSIRAKKEILARKSEVNANTIEEKNEEFTENQLQAGWDEYIHRLKHKGSKILASIMETDMPKLKGKVIEVTLPNETMKNDLEKGQHQLISFLKKKLQNTFISLEITVNEQAVKKYAYSNIEKFNKLKEKNPLIEKLRTTFDLDV; encoded by the coding sequence ATGGAGCATTTTGTTGTATCGGCACGAAAATACCGTCCTCAAACATTTAAAGATGTTGTAGGGCAGCAGGCAATTACCAATACGCTGCTTAATGCTATAGAACATAATCATCTTGCCCAAGCATTGTTGTTTACCGGTCCAAGAGGTGTTGGTAAGACTACCTGTGCGCGTATTCTGGCTAAAATGATCAACCATGATGGAACTCAAAAACCGGATGAAGATTTTGCCTTTAATATCTTTGAGCTAGATGCTGCTTCCAATAACTCTGTAGATGATATTCGAAATTTGATAGATCAGGTTAGAATACCGCCACAAGTTGGAAAATATAAAGTTTACATTATTGATGAGGTGCACATGCTTTCTGCATCTGCCTTTAATGCTTTTTTAAAGACTCTAGAAGAACCACCTAAGCATGCTATTTTTATTTTAGCAACTACAGAAAAGCACAAGATCATTCCAACTATCCTTTCAAGATGCCAGATCTTCGATTTTAAAAGAATTACCGTTACAGACGCCAAGAATTATCTAGGCTATATTGCTGAACAGGAAGGAGTGAATGCAGAAGAAGATGCTTTACATATTATCGCTCAAAAAGCAGATGGAGCTATGCGTGATGCTCTTTCTATTTATGACAGAGTGGTAAGTTTTAGCGGAGCCAATCTTACCAGACAATCTGTTACAGAGAATTTGAATGTTTTAGATTATGAGACCTATCTAAACATGACGCAACTTATTCTTGAAAATAATATCCCGCAACTACTTACAGATTTTAATGAGATATTATCTCATGGTTTTGATGGGCATCACTTTATATCTGGTCTGGCTTCTCACTTTAGAGATCTCATGGTATGTAAAGATCCTAAAACAATCAATCTATTAGAGGTTGGAGAAACTAGTAAAGCAAAATATTTTGATCAATCTCAGCAAACCACAATGCAATATCTGCTTAAAGGAATTGAAATGGCAAATGATTGTGATCTAAAGTATAAAAGCAGTCGCAATCAACGACTACTTGTTGAACTTTGCCTAATGCAGCTTGCCTCTATCACTTTTGATGGAGAAAAAAAAAACTCTGAGCCCTTCATAATTCCTGCAGCAAATTTTGCTGAAGCTTCTTCTCCTACTGCATTATCTCCAGAGAAAAAATCTCTTGTTCGAGATAACGAACATTCTTCTGTGTCTGCGATAGAAACAGTACCAACTATAACCAGTGAAGTGCAACCCACTTTTGAAAAAAGGGAGCAAGAGAAAATTTCTGAAAATCCATATAAAGAGAAAGAAGAAATTTCTGAAGCTAAAGCAGAAACTGTAGCGCATGAATCTATACCTCTTCCAAGTCCTCCTTCAGAAGTTAGATCTGAAAAGGTTTCCGGACTTTCCTTAAAAAGTATAAGAGCCAAAAAAGAGATCCTTGCTAGAAAGAGTGAGGTAAATGCCAATACTATTGAAGAGAAGAATGAAGAGTTTACAGAAAATCAACTTCAGGCCGGCTGGGATGAGTATATACATAGGCTTAAGCATAAAGGCTCGAAGATATTGGCATCTATCATGGAAACAGATATGCCAAAATTAAAGGGTAAGGTAATAGAGGTTACCTTGCCAAATGAAACTATGAAAAATGATCTTGAAAAAGGTCAACATCAGCTCATAAGTTTTTTGAAAAAGAAACTCCAAAATACTTTTATAAGTCTTGAGATCACTGTTAATGAGCAAGCCGTTAAAAAGTATGCTTACTCTAATATTGAGAAATTCAATAAGCTGAAGGAGAAAAATCCGCTGATAGAAAAATTAAGAACAACTTTTGATTTAGACGTATAA